From the genome of Candidatus Hadarchaeales archaeon, one region includes:
- a CDS encoding signal peptidase I, with protein sequence MAGHKRKRSSKIKNLLGTVLSLLLVYSFMVSFATLAAGTTSFWMSVVSDSMSHKDNPNWRVYFENREERRWLLSKYGIPLTEDVLRTYDTSKFPVKEGFQRGDLIIVKGVSSISEISVGDVIVMRGKNGGLPMTHRVLAIWQKDGEIRLITKGDHNPFPLPQEREIQPEDIIGKVVYVVPKLGWPSIIVQGR encoded by the coding sequence ATGGCGGGCCATAAACGTAAGAGAAGCTCTAAAATTAAAAATCTTCTCGGAACTGTTCTTTCTCTCCTACTGGTATACAGCTTTATGGTTTCCTTCGCAACCTTAGCCGCTGGAACCACATCTTTCTGGATGTCTGTGGTTTCAGATAGCATGAGTCATAAGGATAATCCTAATTGGAGGGTTTACTTCGAGAATCGAGAAGAAAGAAGGTGGCTCCTCAGTAAATATGGTATACCTCTTACGGAGGATGTTTTACGTACTTACGATACTTCCAAGTTTCCGGTTAAGGAAGGTTTTCAAAGAGGAGATCTGATAATTGTTAAAGGAGTCTCTTCCATATCCGAAATCTCTGTCGGTGATGTGATAGTAATGAGGGGTAAAAATGGTGGGCTCCCCATGACTCACCGGGTTCTCGCAATCTGGCAGAAAGACGGAGAGATAAGGCTGATAACCAAAGGGGATCACAACCCATTTCCCCTTCCGCAAGAGCGAGAGATACAACCAGAAGATATCATCGGTAAAGTTGTTTATGTGGTTCCAAAACTAGGATGGCCTTCCATAATTGTACAGGGAAGATAA
- a CDS encoding DUF99 family protein gives MSTKPQASFHVKPEIRMLGVDDGPSTSVAVLLVGVVCRGGTSVDGVLKTEIEKDGMDVTDKLIEMVSKSRHKGQLRVILTDGITFAGFNVLDVHRASDELGLPFIVISRKRPNMREMRTALKNLSGWKERWQLIKKTGKIYEMRPKARGPPLYIQPIGINLREAEKIVRMSCVRSSIPEPVRLAHMIATAMVKGESHGGP, from the coding sequence ATGTCAACCAAACCTCAAGCATCTTTTCATGTTAAGCCTGAAATAAGGATGCTCGGAGTGGATGATGGTCCGAGCACATCCGTAGCCGTATTACTTGTTGGAGTAGTTTGCCGAGGGGGAACGTCCGTTGATGGTGTGCTCAAAACAGAGATAGAAAAAGATGGGATGGATGTTACTGACAAATTGATTGAGATGGTTTCCAAAAGTCGTCATAAAGGGCAGCTTCGTGTAATTTTGACGGATGGGATAACTTTTGCGGGTTTCAACGTGTTGGATGTTCACAGAGCCTCCGATGAGCTAGGTCTTCCGTTCATAGTAATTTCAAGGAAAAGACCAAATATGCGTGAAATGAGGACAGCACTAAAGAACTTGTCAGGTTGGAAAGAAAGATGGCAGTTGATAAAGAAAACGGGCAAAATTTATGAGATGCGTCCGAAAGCAAGGGGGCCGCCCCTTTATATTCAACCGATTGGGATAAATCTCAGAGAAGCTGAAAAGATAGTAAGAATGAGTTGTGTGAGAAGTTCGATACCTGAACCGGTGAGGCTTGCACATATGATTGCAACTGCAATGGTAAAAGGTGAAAGTCATGGCGGGCCATAA
- a CDS encoding RpoL/Rpb11 RNA polymerase subunit family protein yields the protein MMEVEVVEKEEKKRVLKVTGTDHTIMNLLCSELHSDEDVVFAAYREDHPLTKTITFYIQTSGKTPEKAIKDAIARIQRQIDEFEEKFKKALK from the coding sequence ATGATGGAAGTAGAGGTAGTCGAGAAAGAGGAAAAGAAAAGAGTTCTAAAGGTAACGGGGACGGACCACACTATTATGAATCTTCTATGCTCCGAGCTTCACAGTGACGAAGATGTTGTATTCGCTGCCTACAGAGAAGATCATCCTCTTACAAAAACGATAACTTTTTACATACAAACCTCGGGAAAAACTCCGGAAAAGGCGATAAAGGACGCGATTGCCAGAATTCAGAGGCAGATAGACGAGTTCGAGGAAAAGTTTAAAAAGGCGTTAAAGTGA
- a CDS encoding exosome complex RNA-binding protein Csl4 → MVEVKTGDFVLPGDFLATPEEFLPGEGTYEEKGKVYSSSIGIVLLDIRTRKVSVFARTKTLPILKPGDLVIGRVEEVRDQFATVLLMNMIGKEDRELPPPRIGILHISKVQRGFVRDLGAMFKAGDIIKAKVIEVRPECVHLTTIDRALGVIYALCSKCRQPLEKEDNKLKCRTCGSTETRKLSTDYRRGTP, encoded by the coding sequence ATGGTTGAAGTAAAGACTGGAGATTTCGTGCTTCCGGGCGATTTCCTTGCCACGCCCGAGGAATTTCTTCCAGGCGAAGGAACATATGAAGAAAAAGGAAAAGTCTACTCTTCATCCATTGGAATAGTTCTCCTTGATATTCGAACAAGAAAAGTTTCAGTTTTTGCTAGGACCAAGACTCTCCCAATTCTAAAACCGGGAGATTTGGTCATAGGGCGTGTCGAAGAAGTAAGAGATCAGTTTGCCACCGTCCTGCTCATGAACATGATCGGTAAGGAGGATAGGGAGCTCCCACCTCCGAGAATCGGTATTCTTCATATCTCCAAAGTTCAGCGCGGATTCGTGCGTGATTTAGGAGCGATGTTTAAAGCTGGAGACATAATAAAAGCAAAAGTAATCGAGGTCCGGCCAGAATGTGTTCACCTCACAACGATAGATAGAGCCCTGGGTGTGATATATGCTCTCTGTTCCAAATGTCGCCAACCTCTTGAAAAGGAGGACAACAAACTGAAATGCAGGACTTGCGGAAGTACTGAAACAAGAAAACTCTCTACGGACTATAGGCGGGGGACACCTTGA